The window GTTGTAATTCTACCACCAATGCCAGTTGGATCTAAAACTTCAACATCTTCAATTTCTTTTGCTTCCTGCTTTGCCGCACTTGTGAACACAGGCCCTGACTCAAAAAGTTTTAAAATGTCTCTTTCAATTATTCTTCCGTCCGGTCCTGAAGGTTTTGCAAACCTAAAATCAACATTTAACTTTTCAGCTAAGTTCTTTGCCCTGGGCGAAATTTTTATTTTCCCTTCAATTGGAGAATAGTGCTTTGAAATTTCTGTTTGAGTTTCCATCGGGACGTCTTGCTCAGCTGTCTGCAAATGTGAGATGTGATCTTTTTGATCTTCCAAGAAGGTCTTTGGATTGAACTTAAGTACATCCTCACCAGGTTCACCAATCACACACACATTTGTCAAGACAGGAACCTCTTCACCCTCTTCAAAGAAGATGTCAAGAAGCACACCACTTACCTTTGCCTCCTCATCAAAGCTTGCCTTGTCGGTCTCATAAGAAAATAAAAGGTCGCCAACCTCAACCTTATCACCTTTTTTCTTGTGCCACTTTGTAATTATACAGCTTTCAACAGTCTGCCCTTGCTTGGGCATTATTACAGGTGTTGCCATCTCAAAAAAACCTCCATTTGAGCTGTTTATTTATTTCTCAATACTTGATATATTTTTTCAGATACTTTGTTAATTTTGTTCATTTTCAATTCAATAATATCATTTTGTTTGTTTTTTGTCAATGTTATTTTGATTATTGTATTTTTAATTTTATATTTTGCGTATATTTTCAATTATATCTTTTGCATTCTCTGCCATATATGAACTTCTCACAAGAGGACCTGACATAACAAACTTAAATCCAATTGAAATTGCAAATTCTTTGTACTCTTCAAAGACATCTGGATGAACAAACTCAACAACAGGATGGTGATTCTTGGAAGGGGATAGGTATTGTCCTATTGTTACAAAATCACACTCTGCTTTCCTTAAGTCTTCAAGCGCCTTTTTAACTTCATCTTTTGTCTCACCAAGTCCAACCATGATACCCGATTTTGTAAATATATTCTTATCAATCTCTTTTACCATCCTCAAGACATCAAGCGACCTTTTATAACTTGCCAAAGGTCTTACGCAGGGATATAACCTTTCGATGGTCTCTATGTTGTGTGCAACAACATCAGGTGAAGCTTCTACAACCTTTGAAACTGATTCAAAACTACCTTTAAAGTCAGGAATTAGAACCTCAATCTTTGTGTGTGGGCTTTTTCCTTTTATGCTTCTTATGCACTCTGCAAAGTGAAAAGCTCCTCCATCTGGCAAATCATCCCTTGTAACAGAGGTTATAACAACATACTTTAGTCCCAATGCACCTACAGCATTTGCAACCATCTTAGGCTCATCACTATTTAACTTCACAGGTTTCCCTTTCTTGACATCACAAAATGTGCAGTTTCTTGTGCATACATCTCCCATAATCAAAAAAGTAGCAGTTTTTTTTGAAAAGCACTCATAAATGTTTGGACACTGAGCTTCTTCACACACCGTGTGAAGAGAAAACATTTTTAAAATTTCTATGACATCATCTATTTTTTGATCTGCCTTTACTCTTATCTTAAGCCAATCAGGCTTTTTTAGATAGCTCATCTTTCCATACCTTCTTGTGTTTGAATTTTTAGCAAATTGAAAAGCTCTTCTTTGTCCAAGATATTTAAACTCCTGCCGAAAACCTTTCCAAAATAAGTCTGAACCTTATCAACCACATCTTCAAACCGAATTGTGCTTCCAATCAGTCTTTCTAAGGATGTAACACCTCTATCTTTCAGTCCGCACGGAACAATCCATGAAAAGTGTTCAAGATCTGTATTTACATTGAAAGCAAACCCGTGCATGGTCACCCACTTTTTAACTGCTATACCTATAGCAACTATCTTGTCATTGCCAACCCAAACACCCGTGTATTTATCTTCATCCCTGTGCGCTTCAACATCATATTGGTCTTTTAAAAGCCTTATAAAAACCTCTTCTAAAAGATACACAAACTTTTTTATATCTCTATCTGTCAAAGCCAAATCAAAAATTGGGTATCCTACAAGCTGACCAGGACCGTGGTATGTCACATCCCCACCACGGCTTACCTCAAACACCTCGACATCCATTTTCTCTAAAAATTCCTCTGACACAAGTATGTTATTCCTACTGCCACGTCTTCCTATTGTGATAACAGGTGGATGTTCAAGCAACAGCAGTGTGTCACCAATCTTCTTTTCAACCCTCAAAGACCAAATGCTCTCTTGAATTGAAAGAGATTCCTGATAGTCTACCTTTTCTAAATAACAAACATTTATACACACTTTGCATATCTTCCTTTCATCATTGCCAATATACAATTTTAACTGTCAAATCTTTTTAGCATTCTCTAAAAGAAAATCTTCTGCCTCTTTGCACCAAAGACCATTATTTCTTTCAACAATCTTTGCAAGCTCTGCAAAAAGAGGATTTTCTTTGCCTTTTTCTTTGAAATCTTCTATTGCCACAAGTTCAAGCTCTATGTTTGTGTATATAAGCTTTTTTCCGCCAGGGATTTTGGGAAGATTTAGAGTTGTTTGCGCTACACAATTGAGCCCTCCAATATGAGTAATCATTGCAGCGGGGTTGACGATACCTTTTGCCATCAAATCAAGCGCTTCAATCATGTCATCGGTATTGCCACCACTTGTTCCAACAACGTGCGTTGAGTTGTAATGGACATTGTAAAAGTTCAAAAGTGCTGAAAAATTGGGGTCGCTCGGTCCTGCAAAAAAGTTTAGGCACCCATCTCTTGCAAGAATTTTATCTGCAAGTTCAACAAGTTCTCTGACTGGAGCAAAGACAAAAACATCGTCAAAGCCTCTGCCATCAGTAAATGAAAGAAGATAATTCTCAACATCATCTATATTGGCAGTATTGACATAATAAAGGTCAACACCATGCTTTTTAGCATCTTCTTGAGTATATATTGAGGCTGCTCTATCTAACCTTTCCTGGTTTATATCTGTCACAACAAGCAGCTTTGGTGGTTTAGGGCCGTGCACAGCATAGTCAATAGCACCAAGGCCCATTGGACCAGCACCTGCTAAGATTGCCATAAAACCATTTTCCAATGTACCCATTATGTGTATATACTTGCCTTGCTGTGTGTGATAGCTTGCATGAAATGCACCAATAATGCACGACATTGGCTCTGCGAGTGAGCCGTAAAAAAAAGCATCACCCTCATATTTTAAAAGACAGTTTTGTTCCATCACCTCATTGGGAATAATGATGTATGTTGCATCACCACCAATGTACTGAAACGAATAGCCTGGCGCTGCATATGGATTGTCTTTGAGATTCAGCGCAGGCTGAACCGTGAATTTGTCACCTGGCTTGAATTTATCCTGCCACTTTTTACCTACCTCTACTATCTGCCCACAAAATTCATGACCTATTATAACAGGGTTTTTATCTATGTCTTTTGGTACTCTTTTGTGGTCACTTCCTTGAATTGCTGCCTTATAAGAAGACATACAAAGACTATCAGAAATTACTTTTGCCAGGATTTCATCTTCTCTTATTGGTGGAAGTTCAAATTCTTCAAGTCTCAAATCGTTTTTGCCATATAATCTCACAGCTTTTGTCTTCATTTTTATATCCTCCTTTATAAATCAAAATCTTATCTATAACATTAGGGTTGTTATAAGATAATGATAATATATCTTAGCCAAAAAATCAATAAAGTCAAAAATAAATCAAATTGATATAGACATAAACACAACATATATTGTATAATTAATTGTAGACAAAGCAAAAAGACAACATGTTAAAACAATATCAAAGGGGGTATTATAATATGTACTGCA is drawn from Caldicellulosiruptor diazotrophicus and contains these coding sequences:
- the lipA gene encoding lipoyl synthase — encoded protein: MSYLKKPDWLKIRVKADQKIDDVIEILKMFSLHTVCEEAQCPNIYECFSKKTATFLIMGDVCTRNCTFCDVKKGKPVKLNSDEPKMVANAVGALGLKYVVITSVTRDDLPDGGAFHFAECIRSIKGKSPHTKIEVLIPDFKGSFESVSKVVEASPDVVAHNIETIERLYPCVRPLASYKRSLDVLRMVKEIDKNIFTKSGIMVGLGETKDEVKKALEDLRKAECDFVTIGQYLSPSKNHHPVVEFVHPDVFEEYKEFAISIGFKFVMSGPLVRSSYMAENAKDIIENIRKI
- the lipB gene encoding lipoyl(octanoyl) transferase LipB: MCINVCYLEKVDYQESLSIQESIWSLRVEKKIGDTLLLLEHPPVITIGRRGSRNNILVSEEFLEKMDVEVFEVSRGGDVTYHGPGQLVGYPIFDLALTDRDIKKFVYLLEEVFIRLLKDQYDVEAHRDEDKYTGVWVGNDKIVAIGIAVKKWVTMHGFAFNVNTDLEHFSWIVPCGLKDRGVTSLERLIGSTIRFEDVVDKVQTYFGKVFGRSLNILDKEELFNLLKIQTQEGMER
- a CDS encoding zinc-binding dehydrogenase; this encodes MKTKAVRLYGKNDLRLEEFELPPIREDEILAKVISDSLCMSSYKAAIQGSDHKRVPKDIDKNPVIIGHEFCGQIVEVGKKWQDKFKPGDKFTVQPALNLKDNPYAAPGYSFQYIGGDATYIIIPNEVMEQNCLLKYEGDAFFYGSLAEPMSCIIGAFHASYHTQQGKYIHIMGTLENGFMAILAGAGPMGLGAIDYAVHGPKPPKLLVVTDINQERLDRAASIYTQEDAKKHGVDLYYVNTANIDDVENYLLSFTDGRGFDDVFVFAPVRELVELADKILARDGCLNFFAGPSDPNFSALLNFYNVHYNSTHVVGTSGGNTDDMIEALDLMAKGIVNPAAMITHIGGLNCVAQTTLNLPKIPGGKKLIYTNIELELVAIEDFKEKGKENPLFAELAKIVERNNGLWCKEAEDFLLENAKKI